A genomic stretch from Salarias fasciatus chromosome 10, fSalaFa1.1, whole genome shotgun sequence includes:
- the LOC115395919 gene encoding signal-regulatory protein beta-2, giving the protein MNLQSNRIIMMFLLLTSLLYSACKAQLSDVSQPASFQVVTLGDSANLTCHLPRFTRMAFWCKVTAGKGFELLATLETFYSIENFRQETDRLSVKYKDGGVSLTIHKTVREDVGTYYCGGTTLDAVMFGRGTFLTIQGVGMISDTVVQKPNSLSIQSGESVNISCCVRSLHCAANHTDVMWLKNSVHSAPEMIHSSGYETGNCQTTASGETTCEYDYLMQDLTSDDAGTYYCVATVCGELLFGNGTVVQIQGESKSLHLSPAVVALILSNCLLLLATLLLLWRLCRKHERSPITASYRSRDESPEDNQFRDGVLYTTVSSDPSNSSHRSTLLKHNSDTTVVYSNVRRSFRD; this is encoded by the exons ATGAATCTCCAATCAAACAGGATTATCATGATGTTCCTTCTTCTTACCTCCCTTCTCTACTCTGCCT gtAAAGCACAGTTAAGTGACGTCTCTCAGCCTGCTTCTTTTCAAGTTGTGACTTTAGGAGACTCTGCCAATCTCACCTGCCATCTACCTCGATTTACAAGAATGGCATTTTGGTGTAAGGTGACTGCTGGGAAGGGATTCGAGCTACTGGCCACTTTGGAGACGTTTTACAGCATCGAGAATTTCAGGCAGGAAACTGACCGACTGTCGGTGAAATATAAGGATGGTGGCGTTTCTCTGACGATCCATAAAACTGTGAGAGAGGATGTTGGAACATACTACTGTGGAGGGACAACACTAGATGCCGTAATGTTTGGAAGGGGAACTTTTCTGACGATTCAAG GTGTGGGGATGATCAGTGACACGGTCGTCCAAAAGCCAAACTCTCTGTCAATCCAGTCTGGAGAATCTGTGAATATCAGCTGCTGTGTTCGCTCACTTCACTGTGCAGCAAATCACACTGATGTCATGTGGCTGAAGAACTCCGTTCACTCTGCTCCAGAAATGATTCACTCCTCTGGATATGAAACGGGAAACTGCCAAACAACTGCAAGCGGGGAAACAACCTGTGAATATGACTATCTCATGCAGGACCTGACCTCTGACGATGCTGGGACCTACTACTGTGTCGCCACTGTGTGTGGAGAACTGCTCTTTGGGAACGGGACCGTGGTCCAAATTCAAG GAGAAAGCAAATCACTTCATCTGAGCCCAGCAGTTGTCGCCTTGATCCTGTCGAACTGCCTGCTGTTGCTGGCGACACTTTTACTTTTGTGGAGACTTTGCAGGAAACACGAGAGGTCACCCATCACAG cCTCATACAGATCTCGTGATGAATCACCAGAAGACAATCAG ttccGAGATGGAGTTTTATATACCACCGTCAGCTCCGACCCCAGCAACTCCTCACACAGATCGACTCTCCTGAAACACAACAGCGACACAACAGTCGTTTACTCCAATGTCCGGAGGAGcttcagagactga
- the LOC115395551 gene encoding uncharacterized protein LOC115395551 isoform X1, with protein MMLSFILHLNLLLGACGTLLYVNLGDNVTLPCYYSSTANYLCWYRQVAGEQPRLIFSFYKHAPDAPTFYNSFTEKQFTLYAGDGFYHLNISDVQYSDSAMYYCGETNIKITKLNKGTFLALRDQSRMSFLQQSDSLSVERGASVTLKCTVLPGNGDAEHSVYWFKKDSAEPHLGLLYVHSHSGHCVQPSGSTAKSCVYSLSKSGVKPSDSGMYYCAVASCGEIMFGKGTNLDVQGSPCEVYPVHMHLVIAALLLSVVLNLVLFGVLFQKLRRKYLQSKGSQRQQRAPVYTSDIQVSSNTLMKCLQGNRRVKKRQACLFRILLNKCVLTAFDMLPHWRRFSWLLFTCAMSCSGSSLYNLK; from the exons ATGATGCTCTCGTTCATTTTACACCTGAATCTCCTCCTCGGTGCCT GTGGTACTTTGCTCTATGTCAACCTCGGGGACAACGTGACCTTGCCTTGCTACTATAGTTCCACTGCGAACTACCTGTGCTGGTACAGGCAGGTCGCAGGGGAGCAGCCTCGGCTCATCTTCTCCTTCTACAAACATGCGCCTGACGCTCCCACCTTCTACAACAGCTTCACTGAGAAACAGTTTACCCTTTATGCTGGAGACGGGTTCTACCATCTGAACATCTCCGATGTGCAGTACTCAGATTCAGCCATGTACTACTGTGGAGAAACCAACATCAAGATCACTAAACTTAACAAAGGGACTTTCTTGGCCTTAAGAG ACCAGAGCCGCATGTCTTTCCTCCAGCAGTCCGACTCGCTGTCCGTGGAGCGAGGAGCGTCGGTCACCCTGAAGTGCACCGTGCTGCCTGGAAACGGCGACGCTGAACACAGCGTCTACTGGTTCAAGAAGGACTCGGCAGAGCCACACCTgggcctcctgtacgtccactCCCACAGCGGCCACTGCGTGCAGCCGTCTGGCTCCACCGCGAAGAGTTGTGTGTACAGTTTATCCAAGAGCGGCGTGAAGCCGTCTGACTCGGGGATGTACTACTGCGCCGTGGCCTCCTGCGGGGAGATCATGTTTGGGAAAGGAACAAATCTTGATGTCCAAG GAAGTCCGTGTGAGGTTTACCCCGTCCACATGCATCTGGTCATTGCAGCTCTGCTCCTGTCCGTGGTCCTGAACCTCGTCCTGTTTGGCGTCCTTTTCCAAAAGCTGAGGAGAAAATATCTTCAGTCTAAAG GGTCGCAGCGTCAGCAGAGAGCTCCTGTGTACACCTCTGACATCCAGGTCAGTTCAAACACACTCATGAAATGCTTACAGGGCAACAGGagggttaaaaaaagacaagcttGCCTGTTCAGAATTCTGCTGAATAAATGTGTCCTCACTGCATTTGATATGCTTCCTCACTGGAGAAGGTTTTCATGGTTGCTATTTACTTGTGCAATGAGTTGTTCTGGAAGCAGTTTATATAACCTGAAATAA